From one Triticum urartu cultivar G1812 chromosome 3, Tu2.1, whole genome shotgun sequence genomic stretch:
- the LOC125546169 gene encoding serine/arginine-rich splicing factor SR45 isoform X1: MAKPRRGRSGSRSSSGSSSRSASSGSSRSRSRSRSLSSSSSSPARSRGRSPPAAKRSSPGAKKGRSPSPALKKGSPSRKGHSSSPPPKKASPPRKASPPPQSVVLHVDHLSRNVNEAHLKEIFGNFGEVVNVELSMDKFVNLPRGYGYIEFKKRTDAEKALLYMDGGQIDGNVVKLKFTLPPRQRASSPLKPPPPPPKRDAPPNDKVAIGAEKDAQQRPGGSASPRKKPASPPRKRSPPNRRAESPRRPPNPSPRRRADSPIRRRPDLSPVRRGDRRPGSPIRRRSPSPRRHRSPMRRGRGSLSPRRRSPGPPRRSPGPPRRRSPPPRRLRSPPRRPPPPPPRRHSRSPPPRRPLHSRSRSISPRRGRGPPLRRGRSDSSYSASPSPPRKGPRRVSRSRSPRRPPRGRSGSSDSGSSSSSPTPRRR, from the exons atggcGAAGCCCCGCCGCGGCCGCTCCGGCTCGCGGTCCTCGTCgggctcctcctcccgctccgcGTCCTCGGGCTCCTCCCGCTCGCGCTCGCGCTCCCGCTCCCTCTCGTCGTCCTCCTCATCGCCCGCCCGCTCCCGGGGCCGCTCCCCTCCCGCCGCCAAGCGCAG TTCACCTGGAGCAAAGAAAGGTCGATCACCTTCACCCGCTCTCAAAAAAGGGTCACCATCAAGGAAAGGCCACTCATCATCTCCCCCACCGAAGAAAGCTTCACCTCCTAG GAAAGCATCTCCTCCTCCTCAGTCGGTTGTACTACATGTTGATCATCTATCCAGAAATGTGAATGAGGCTCATTTGAAGGAGATATTTG GAAATTTTGGTGAAGTGGTGAATGTGGAGCTATCAATGGACAAATTT GTTAATCTCCCTCGTGGGTATGGATACATTGAGTTCAAGAAGAGGACTGATGCTGAGAAGGCTCTTCTTTACATGGATGGT GGGCAAATTGATGGAAATGTTGTCAAGTTGAAGTTCACACTGCCACCACGCCAAAGGGCTTCTTCACCTTTaaagccacctcctcctccccccaaaAGAGATGCTCCTCCGAATGATAAAGTTGCTATTGGTGCTGAAAAGGATGCTCAGCAGCGGCCGGGGGGAT CAGCATCTCCACGAAAGAAGCCAGCTTCTCCGCCGCGAAAGAGGTCTCCTCCAAATAGAAGGGCTGAGTCACCCCGGCGTCCACCCAATCCATCTCCAAGGCGTCGTGCTGATTCTCCTATTCGTCGTCGACCAGATCTTTCCCCTGTTAGGCGTGGTGATAGAAGACCAGGATCTCCAATTAGAAGACGTTCTCCTTCACCTAGAAGGCATAGGTCACCAATGCG GAGGGGTCGTGGCAGCTTATCACCGCGCAGACGCTCCCCGGGGCCTCCTAGGCGCTCACCTGGGCCTCCCAGACGGCG ATCACCACCACCAAGGAGGTTGAGGAGTCCTCCAAGAaggccaccaccaccacctccgcgTCGTCACAGCCGCTcccctcctcctcgccgccctCTTCACTCCCGCTCCAGATCAATTTCTCCACGCAG GGGCCGGGGACCACCATTGAGGCGTGGAAGGTCAGATTCATCCTATTCTGCATCACCCAGTCCTCCAAGAAAG GGACCGAGAAGGGTGTCAAGGAGCCGCAGCCCTAGAAG GCCTCCCAGAGGAAGGAGTGGCTCTAGCGACAGCGGGAGCAGCAGCTCTTCCCCAACCCCAAGGCGCAGGTAG
- the LOC125546169 gene encoding serine/arginine-rich splicing factor SR45 isoform X2, producing MAKPRRGRSGSRSSSGSSSRSASSGSSRSRSRSRSLSSSSSSPARSRGRSPPAAKRSSPGAKKGRSPSPALKKGSPSRKGHSSSPPPKKASPPRKASPPPQSVVLHVDHLSRNVNEAHLKEIFGNFGEVVNVELSMDKFVNLPRGYGYIEFKKRTDAEKALLYMDGGQIDGNVVKLKFTLPPRQRASSPLKPPPPPPKRDAPPNDKVAIGAEKDAQQRPGGSSPRKKPASPPRKRSPPNRRAESPRRPPNPSPRRRADSPIRRRPDLSPVRRGDRRPGSPIRRRSPSPRRHRSPMRRGRGSLSPRRRSPGPPRRSPGPPRRRSPPPRRLRSPPRRPPPPPPRRHSRSPPPRRPLHSRSRSISPRRGRGPPLRRGRSDSSYSASPSPPRKGPRRVSRSRSPRRPPRGRSGSSDSGSSSSSPTPRRR from the exons atggcGAAGCCCCGCCGCGGCCGCTCCGGCTCGCGGTCCTCGTCgggctcctcctcccgctccgcGTCCTCGGGCTCCTCCCGCTCGCGCTCGCGCTCCCGCTCCCTCTCGTCGTCCTCCTCATCGCCCGCCCGCTCCCGGGGCCGCTCCCCTCCCGCCGCCAAGCGCAG TTCACCTGGAGCAAAGAAAGGTCGATCACCTTCACCCGCTCTCAAAAAAGGGTCACCATCAAGGAAAGGCCACTCATCATCTCCCCCACCGAAGAAAGCTTCACCTCCTAG GAAAGCATCTCCTCCTCCTCAGTCGGTTGTACTACATGTTGATCATCTATCCAGAAATGTGAATGAGGCTCATTTGAAGGAGATATTTG GAAATTTTGGTGAAGTGGTGAATGTGGAGCTATCAATGGACAAATTT GTTAATCTCCCTCGTGGGTATGGATACATTGAGTTCAAGAAGAGGACTGATGCTGAGAAGGCTCTTCTTTACATGGATGGT GGGCAAATTGATGGAAATGTTGTCAAGTTGAAGTTCACACTGCCACCACGCCAAAGGGCTTCTTCACCTTTaaagccacctcctcctccccccaaaAGAGATGCTCCTCCGAATGATAAAGTTGCTATTGGTGCTGAAAAGGATGCTCAGCAGCGGCCGGGGGGAT CATCTCCACGAAAGAAGCCAGCTTCTCCGCCGCGAAAGAGGTCTCCTCCAAATAGAAGGGCTGAGTCACCCCGGCGTCCACCCAATCCATCTCCAAGGCGTCGTGCTGATTCTCCTATTCGTCGTCGACCAGATCTTTCCCCTGTTAGGCGTGGTGATAGAAGACCAGGATCTCCAATTAGAAGACGTTCTCCTTCACCTAGAAGGCATAGGTCACCAATGCG GAGGGGTCGTGGCAGCTTATCACCGCGCAGACGCTCCCCGGGGCCTCCTAGGCGCTCACCTGGGCCTCCCAGACGGCG ATCACCACCACCAAGGAGGTTGAGGAGTCCTCCAAGAaggccaccaccaccacctccgcgTCGTCACAGCCGCTcccctcctcctcgccgccctCTTCACTCCCGCTCCAGATCAATTTCTCCACGCAG GGGCCGGGGACCACCATTGAGGCGTGGAAGGTCAGATTCATCCTATTCTGCATCACCCAGTCCTCCAAGAAAG GGACCGAGAAGGGTGTCAAGGAGCCGCAGCCCTAGAAG GCCTCCCAGAGGAAGGAGTGGCTCTAGCGACAGCGGGAGCAGCAGCTCTTCCCCAACCCCAAGGCGCAGGTAG